Proteins encoded by one window of Roseimicrobium gellanilyticum:
- a CDS encoding zeta toxin family protein, with translation MALQFSPEQMMAQRAVKTGLATRKQVQQRGQAGDTLVTDADFGATSLDTVSDSISGTNAAQERVVEDGEYDTTLHMAEVTAPEAADAEVAGQILGMSRTAFKEGVARTTIRLYEGATPLTLIEEKLEGDASVMMREPRKRTWLLDTLRDVERRTGMKLFRTAEDAQITDGDIKEAWSHLGQYYFVGRAKHGDAATLARWKEKGFREMFADIMGSKAGPTMQAYETFFRSVWRRGAELEEMRRAGTLDGDLEGTLKRALGMDGGQVSAMNTTDENDASDSLSQFPMEAPMTDIMNGAIQGREVFHVEEEAADLGAEFSDNWGEISFSLGPQELGAPSPMRDASGKINVEGWRSTKLKGALAAHDSRFKDLIDDREHADAIYRQIPETKGGKVLGTDLSRMIDENYRTSREWRIDYGRATVHAAAIDAADRLFRELASPNGRTKILFTAGGVGAGKSTVVDDAMIADYDLVFDGTLRNTAEAIQSIEYAIDHGWTVDIQYVQRPIGLALKGVVNRADELGRWGPITDVPQAHLDAQKSIVTIAKHFANEPRVTIEYWYNDDEIKGVMPKVINLGRIQGGGDLSLTAGDFIGSSRKAVVETFREAVRNRGKAGEPGDFSEGSAVRFDPVVLERLARPDLELQAIFWQEVLSGNNQELKGLNQQQRNNWAIQEAKQILRLPDGTPGKAVMSRLDNDTRKRWKQWLQEPQSRDQTGKSP, from the coding sequence GTGGCGCTGCAGTTTTCCCCGGAGCAGATGATGGCGCAGCGGGCGGTGAAGACGGGGCTGGCGACGAGGAAGCAGGTGCAGCAGCGCGGGCAGGCGGGTGATACGCTGGTGACGGATGCGGACTTTGGTGCCACGTCTTTGGATACGGTATCCGATAGTATATCCGGAACGAACGCAGCACAGGAACGTGTTGTTGAGGATGGGGAGTATGATACGACGCTGCATATGGCGGAGGTGACAGCTCCGGAAGCGGCAGATGCTGAGGTAGCTGGACAGATATTGGGCATGTCCAGAACGGCATTCAAGGAGGGGGTGGCGAGGACGACGATACGGCTTTATGAGGGTGCCACTCCCCTCACCCTCATTGAGGAGAAGCTGGAAGGTGATGCCAGTGTGATGATGCGGGAGCCGCGCAAGCGGACGTGGCTGCTGGATACATTGCGTGATGTGGAGCGCAGGACGGGCATGAAGCTCTTCCGCACGGCTGAGGATGCGCAGATCACCGATGGGGATATCAAAGAGGCGTGGTCGCACCTGGGGCAATACTACTTTGTAGGCAGGGCGAAGCATGGTGATGCGGCGACGCTGGCACGCTGGAAAGAGAAGGGGTTCCGGGAGATGTTTGCGGACATCATGGGCTCGAAGGCTGGGCCGACGATGCAGGCGTATGAGACGTTCTTCCGCAGTGTGTGGCGGCGCGGTGCGGAGTTGGAGGAGATGCGGCGTGCGGGGACGCTGGATGGGGATTTGGAGGGTACGCTGAAGAGGGCGCTGGGGATGGACGGGGGGCAGGTTTCGGCGATGAATACCACGGATGAGAACGATGCCAGCGATTCACTGAGCCAATTTCCAATGGAAGCTCCAATGACCGATATAATGAATGGTGCTATCCAAGGACGAGAAGTATTCCACGTTGAGGAAGAAGCCGCTGATCTTGGCGCTGAGTTCAGTGACAACTGGGGCGAGATTTCCTTCTCGCTGGGGCCGCAGGAGTTGGGAGCTCCAAGCCCCATGCGAGATGCCTCTGGAAAAATCAATGTGGAGGGCTGGAGGAGCACCAAGCTCAAGGGCGCACTCGCAGCCCATGACAGTCGATTCAAGGATCTCATTGACGATCGGGAGCACGCAGACGCGATCTACCGACAGATTCCCGAAACCAAAGGCGGGAAGGTTTTGGGCACGGATCTTTCTCGCATGATTGACGAGAACTATCGGACCAGTCGCGAGTGGCGTATCGACTACGGGAGAGCCACGGTCCACGCCGCGGCGATCGATGCGGCAGACCGGCTGTTTCGTGAGCTGGCATCACCCAATGGCAGGACAAAGATACTGTTTACCGCAGGAGGAGTTGGAGCAGGCAAAAGTACTGTGGTTGATGATGCCATGATCGCGGACTACGACCTGGTCTTTGATGGTACTCTCAGGAACACGGCAGAAGCTATCCAGAGCATTGAATATGCAATAGACCATGGCTGGACTGTAGATATTCAGTATGTTCAGCGACCTATTGGCCTTGCACTGAAAGGTGTCGTTAATCGTGCGGACGAACTGGGACGGTGGGGGCCGATTACCGATGTTCCCCAAGCACATCTCGACGCGCAGAAGAGCATAGTCACCATCGCAAAACACTTCGCTAATGAACCGCGCGTGACAATCGAATACTGGTATAACGATGACGAAATTAAGGGTGTAATGCCAAAGGTCATCAATTTGGGTCGAATTCAAGGCGGTGGGGATCTCTCGCTCACTGCCGGTGACTTCATTGGCAGCAGCCGAAAGGCCGTCGTTGAGACTTTTCGTGAGGCAGTGCGGAACCGTGGGAAAGCAGGGGAACCAGGCGACTTTTCCGAGGGTAGTGCAGTACGGTTCGATCCTGTGGTGCTCGAACGTTTGGCACGGCCTGACCTGGAACTACAAGCGATTTTCTGGCAGGAAGTGTTGAGCGGGAACAACCAAGAACTCAAGGGGTTGAATCAGCAACAACGTAATAACTGGGCTATCCAAGAAGCGAAGCAAATCCTGCGGTTGCCGGACGGGACGCCCGGAAAAGCAGTGATGTCTCGATTGGACAACGACACAAGAAAGCGCTGGAAGCAGTGGTTGCAAGAGCCACAATCCAGAGATCAGACCGGAAAATCACCCTAG
- a CDS encoding zincin-like metallopeptidase toxin domain-containing protein — protein sequence MKLFRTAEDAQITDGDIKEAWSHLGQYYFVGRAKHGDAATLARWKEKGFREMFADIMGSKAGPTMQAYETFFRSVWRRGAELEEMRRAGTLDGDLEGALRRSLGMGDELSSAPSPSSNSMAGEGNVDAEGRTLGENNGETSFAELPKQRQDKPGSWEEVKRGHTWNSAKKFLPKLKDNRKSFALKRGTWEVLVQRLAKWLGQMQKVSDPWGAKVLLANPQSKGRFADPMENRAAHLIGENDAAKTENRTLDPEKLDWIGSVMQTIADAQVRVTNGKETFYFRSYAEGVHMVIVEDGAVKDQYGVVTQYAPELSKTEFEGALVEHVRRNPGLAPQGGPGAAGIPTQPQSQTAQTPQPGAQQDTTTSEAGSQSMSLLPDVPNPSMEQHLNATSTGLTSSEELHNRIGKLRSVRRDRILGEMDAAPFRGTGNYGGILLTEGMLKAIETRIAELTPHGEAKWTLVRNSDTYLKDFTARAGFNPTTCQMHLRSDATYFDYFHELCHATMRAQLGSVEEYYKIREYDREMYVFDQIAKNEHRFTEEEIDRAIEDALHYYNKCGPRTHQYKIGK from the coding sequence ATGAAGCTCTTCCGCACGGCTGAGGATGCGCAGATCACGGATGGGGATATCAAGGAGGCGTGGTCGCACCTGGGGCAATACTACTTTGTAGGCAGGGCGAAGCATGGTGATGCAGCGACGCTGGCACGCTGGAAAGAGAAGGGGTTCCGGGAGATGTTTGCGGACATCATGGGCTCGAAGGCTGGGCCGACGATGCAGGCGTATGAGACGTTCTTCCGCAGTGTGTGGCGGCGCGGTGCGGAGTTGGAGGAGATGCGGCGTGCGGGGACGCTGGATGGGGACTTGGAGGGAGCGCTGAGGAGGTCTCTGGGGATGGGTGATGAGTTGAGCAGTGCACCTTCCCCCAGCTCAAATTCGATGGCCGGTGAAGGAAACGTCGATGCAGAGGGCAGAACACTCGGAGAAAATAACGGTGAGACGTCCTTTGCCGAGCTACCGAAGCAACGGCAGGATAAGCCGGGGTCGTGGGAGGAGGTGAAGCGAGGGCACACGTGGAACTCGGCGAAGAAGTTCCTACCCAAGCTCAAGGATAACAGAAAGTCATTTGCACTGAAACGAGGTACCTGGGAGGTCTTGGTACAAAGGTTGGCAAAGTGGCTCGGACAAATGCAGAAAGTCTCCGATCCATGGGGTGCCAAGGTCCTCCTGGCAAATCCACAGTCGAAAGGAAGGTTTGCAGATCCGATGGAAAATCGAGCGGCGCACCTGATTGGGGAGAATGATGCTGCCAAGACTGAAAACAGAACGCTTGATCCCGAGAAGTTGGACTGGATTGGATCCGTGATGCAGACCATTGCGGACGCGCAAGTGCGTGTGACCAATGGCAAGGAGACCTTTTACTTCCGCAGCTACGCAGAAGGTGTCCACATGGTCATTGTGGAAGATGGGGCGGTGAAGGACCAGTATGGGGTGGTAACGCAATACGCCCCCGAACTCAGCAAAACTGAATTCGAGGGCGCATTGGTCGAACATGTTCGACGTAACCCCGGCCTTGCCCCTCAAGGGGGTCCCGGTGCTGCCGGGATTCCGACGCAGCCCCAGTCTCAAACGGCACAGACACCTCAACCAGGAGCGCAACAAGATACTACTACAAGTGAAGCGGGAAGTCAATCGATGTCATTGCTCCCAGATGTGCCCAATCCATCTATGGAGCAGCATCTCAACGCGACCTCTACCGGCCTCACTTCGTCAGAAGAACTGCACAATCGGATAGGAAAGCTGAGGTCGGTCAGAAGAGACCGAATTTTGGGAGAGATGGATGCCGCCCCCTTTCGAGGCACTGGCAACTACGGGGGAATTCTTCTGACGGAAGGCATGTTGAAGGCAATCGAAACGAGAATTGCAGAGCTCACGCCCCACGGAGAAGCGAAGTGGACCCTGGTGCGAAATTCAGACACCTATCTAAAGGACTTCACAGCTCGAGCGGGTTTCAACCCGACAACCTGCCAGATGCACCTGCGTTCTGACGCGACCTACTTTGACTACTTTCATGAGTTGTGCCATGCTACGATGCGAGCCCAATTGGGCTCCGTGGAGGAGTACTACAAAATACGGGAATATGACCGTGAAATGTATGTGTTCGATCAGATTGCAAAAAACGAGCATCGCTTTACCGAGGAGGAAATTGATCGCGCCATTGAAGATGCTCTACACTACTACAACAAATGCGGTCCAAGAACCCATCAATATAAAATAGGGAAATGA
- a CDS encoding transposase: protein MRALGHQPCFPTKKNRKHQLRIPKKLYRTRYRVENFFCRLKRWGCTATRRDKLAQNFLSLIHFAAVIDWLRS, encoded by the coding sequence CTGCGAGCCCTTGGTCATCAACCGTGCTTTCCCACCAAGAAGAACCGCAAACATCAACTGCGCATCCCCAAGAAGCTGTACCGCACTCGATACCGGGTGGAGAACTTCTTCTGCCGCTTGAAACGCTGGGGCTGTACAGCCACCAGACGCGACAAACTCGCCCAGAACTTCCTCTCTCTTATTCACTTCGCCGCAGTCATTGACTGGCTAAGGTCTTGA
- a CDS encoding class I SAM-dependent methyltransferase, with protein sequence MGTGAVVIFVTLLVFVLHATMAIFGKKPNLEKERIAQLKKEIAVLKQVRDVQKLKIAEQKRQLQEYWALNVPKELDYNADALCVWAKNLEFLKEPRFQQAYQRGIKSGQKIGGELNRDIHIEWRVHVAVWAATHALRLKGDFVECGVNTGVLSLAICQYVDFNRSGKQFFLFDTYCGIPEEQLEHSTGNTIYEECYDMVKGNFAAFTGAKLVRGMIPESLSFENIGDVSYLSIDLNNSTAEVAAIEFFWPKLVVGGVVLLDDYGWREAHVQKTALDQFAKSVKAEILTLPTGQGLLLKA encoded by the coding sequence GTGGGAACTGGCGCAGTAGTAATCTTTGTGACTTTGTTGGTGTTTGTGCTACATGCGACAATGGCCATTTTTGGAAAAAAACCCAACCTCGAAAAGGAACGTATTGCTCAGCTTAAGAAGGAAATTGCCGTTCTCAAGCAGGTGCGGGACGTTCAAAAGCTAAAGATTGCCGAACAAAAACGGCAACTCCAAGAGTACTGGGCTCTTAATGTGCCCAAAGAGCTCGACTACAATGCTGACGCCTTGTGTGTGTGGGCAAAGAATCTTGAGTTTTTGAAAGAACCAAGATTTCAGCAGGCTTACCAGAGAGGTATAAAGTCAGGTCAGAAGATCGGGGGCGAACTCAATCGTGACATTCATATTGAATGGAGAGTGCATGTAGCGGTTTGGGCTGCCACTCATGCTCTTCGCCTCAAAGGTGATTTTGTGGAGTGTGGCGTCAACACCGGGGTGCTTTCCTTGGCAATCTGCCAGTATGTCGACTTCAACCGGTCAGGGAAACAGTTCTTTTTGTTTGATACTTACTGTGGAATTCCGGAGGAGCAGCTTGAGCATAGCACGGGTAACACAATCTACGAAGAGTGCTATGACATGGTAAAAGGCAACTTTGCTGCCTTTACCGGGGCAAAGCTTGTCCGCGGAATGATTCCCGAGAGCCTCTCTTTTGAGAATATAGGAGATGTGTCATACCTCTCTATAGATCTGAATAACTCTACCGCTGAGGTCGCAGCCATAGAGTTCTTTTGGCCAAAGCTCGTGGTAGGAGGTGTTGTATTGCTGGATGACTATGGTTGGAGGGAGGCTCATGTGCAAAAAACAGCTTTGGATCAGTTTGCGAAAAGTGTGAAGGCTGAAATACTCACGCTCCCGACTGGGCAGGGGCTTCTTTTGAAAGCCTAG